A stretch of the Papaver somniferum cultivar HN1 chromosome 6, ASM357369v1, whole genome shotgun sequence genome encodes the following:
- the LOC113291889 gene encoding uncharacterized acetyltransferase At3g50280-like, with protein MDFRPFRRLYAQSGLLFAKPETISRSCESNQEETNKILSNLKSSLSQTLDYFFPLAGRLAVTKHDGTISFYINCNSAGAEFIHAVADVTVADLLEPTYTPDIIDSFFTLDGIPNYEGISLPLLSIQVTVLTDGIFMAFSLNHSVCDGTSLLHFINSWSQISRGLTHKLHPPIILEPRWLPGKTNFPVHLPFSSFEELMVDKFIPSPELRQKTFHFTPQNIAKLKRKANNASGTTFSSLQVVSAHVWLAVTRARQLNPNENVTYACAINSRDRLDPPLPKGYFGNSVHGGLATAKAGELLEKGLSFGASLINQMVKSCTDNEIQHDWQSWVENPVMPSSVDLLSSTNVAVGGSPKFNIHSNDFGWGAPLVCRYGNNYKSDGMIMADAGPVNGVITIGICLPLEILKALEKDVEFTETVCAVLPPEYSTTKIKPLSKL; from the coding sequence ATGGATTTCAGGCCTTTTAGACGCTTATATGCTCAATCCGGTCTTCTGTTTGCTAAACCGGAAACTATCAGTAGAAGCTGCGAATCCAACcaagaagaaacaaacaagattcTTAGCAACCTTAAGAGCTCTTTATCACAAACTCTCGACTATTTCTTTCCACTTGCAGGTCGTCTTGCCGTGACAAAACACGACGGTACCATATCATTTTACATTAACTGCAACTCTGCAGGAGCTGAATTCATCCATGCTGTTGCAGATGTTACAGTAGCTGATCTTCTTGAACCAACCTACACTCCGGACATCATCGACTCATTCTTCACCTTAGATGGCATACCGAATTATGAAGGTATATCGTTGCCATTGCTTTCTATACAGGTGACGGTATTAACTGATGGCATCTTCATGGCATTCAGCTTAAATCACAGTGTATGTGATGGTACATCCCTTTTGCATTTCATCAATTCATGGTCTCAGATCTCCAGAGGCTTAACTCATAAGTTACATCCTCCTATAATTCTCGAACCTCGCTGGTTGCCCGGGAAAACCAATTTTCCCGTCCATCTACCCTTTTCATCCTTTGAAGAACTTATGGTAGACAAATTTATCCCATCTCCAGAGTTAAGGCAGAAAACATTTCATTTCACACCACAAAACATTGCGAAACTCAAACGGAAAGCCAACAATGCATCTGGTACTACATTTTCATCCTTGCAAGTTGTGTCAGCTCATGTTTGGTTAGCTGTAACGCGAGCTAGACAATTGAATCCAAATGAAAATGTTACTTACGCGTGCGCAATCAATAGTAGAGACAGACTAGATCCACCTTTACCCAAAGGTTACTTCGGAAACTCAGTACACGGTGGGCTTGCAACGGCCAAAGCAGGCGAGTTACTGGAAAAAGGACTCAGCTTTGGAGCTTCTTTAATAAACCAAATGGTTAAAAGCTGCACTGATAATGAGATTCAACATGATTGGCAATCATGGGTGGAGAATCCTGTTATGCCTTCAAGTGTTGACTTGTTATCAAGTACTAATGTGGCGGTAGGGGGTTCTCCAAAGTTCAATATCCACAGCAATGATTTCGGCTGGGGTGCACCATTAGTTTGTCGATATGGGAACAACTACAAGTCTGATGGGATGATTATGGCCGACGCTGGTCCAGTCAATGGAGTTATAACTATTGGCATTTGCCTGCCTTTGGAGATATTAAAGGCCTTGGAGAAGGATGTTGAGTTCACGGAGACTGTTTGCGCAGTCTTACCACCAGAGTATTCCACCACCAAGATCAAACCTTTGTCGAAGTTATAG